The following nucleotide sequence is from Mycobacterium sp. ELW1.
GAGGTCGGTATCCCGGTGCAGGACGTACGAGAACTGGTCCACCTGGATTTCCCCCACACCGCCAACCTGCTCGACGGCGTACCGTTCTCAGCCTCCACCGCCGATGCGACGAGGTTGATGGAATACCTCGCCAACCAATCAAACATCTCAACCGAGCAGATGTACGACACCCTGCGGACCGACTTCCCCCAGACATACCAATTGTTCACCAGTTTGAAGCTCGTCACCGACGGCTGGGCCGAGGTACCGGGCACCGAAGGCCTGACCCGCTTCGACGGCACCCCGGCTCGCACCGTGCCACTCATCAGAGACTACTTCCGCGATGACGTCATTCCCGCCCTGGAACGCCAACAACCCAACTACGTCATCGTCGACACCAACTGGCCGCCGCTTGTTGTCTTCGCGCCCCTGCTTACCGCCGTCGGCACAGCCGTCGCCATCTTCGGCATCTACATCGGCTACGTGACCAGAAAGCAACTCCGCCGGCAAAGCGAAGAGGGAGTTCCGCCCGCACCGACTCCCGATGCCAACGTCCCCGTCGGGGTCGGCTGACTCCGGCACGGAGAATTCTCCAAGTTTTGGATTCGGAAACCGCTACGGAGGGAAATGTGATCGGCCACAACGAGATGCTGGAACCCGCCACGGCTGCGGGCGCCCCGATCGGGCAAGCCATCACTTTGTTCATGTTGCATCCCGAGACTTTCGCTGAAAGCGTGGCAGCCGGGTACGAGAACCCGTTTTCGGGATACGTCGCAGGCCGCGGCGGTGTGCTCGGTGAGGCCACTGGAGTCGCGGTCAGCTCGGTATTTGTGATCTTCGAGCCGAACCTCCTCTGCTCCCTATGGGAGGAAGGCATCGCTGTCCGCCCTGCGGCCGAAGCGGCCAAGCTCTACTGGGACCAAACAGCGGGCTTCGCCCGCAAGTACCTGGCCGGTGCGCAGGGGCTGGACCGCCTTGCGGTGCTGGGGGAAAAGATCACCGCGGTGACACCAGACGCAGGCCTGCCCTTATACGCCGGCTGGCGCAGAATGCCTTTGGCCAACGACGCTCCGGCGCGGGCGATGCAGGTGATGTTCATCCTCCGAGAGTTGCGGGCCGGCGTGCATTTCAGCATCCTCACCAATTCCGGCATTTCGCCCGTCGAGGCGCACATGCTCAACAAAGGGCACGATTACGCGGCGATGTTCGGCTGGCCGGAACCGTTCGCCAACGGGGCGGACAAAGCTGATCTCTATGCCGCTGTGGAACAACAGACAAACCGGCGGATGGCGGCGATTCTGGCGGTCGCCCTCGATGGAAACGAGGCCGCCGAGCTTGCTCGATTGAGTTCCGGCGCACTGGACTCGCTGAAGATTGTTGTCCCGGCGTGATGTTCTGACCCCTGCAGTCGGGATGGTCTGTTAGCGATCTCCGCCGTGTCTCGCAAATGCTTCTCTGACATCGGAAACACGGTTGAGCTGGGCGATATAGAGACGTTTCGCTACGTGGTTGTCGGGAACAAGACCGTCCCCGGGTGGAAGCGGCCCCGGCTGATTCATTAGATGAAAACGGCCGGATTTACCGGTAAAGCCGCATATTCGATCCCGGTGTATTTGACGGGGTTGGGGTAGCTTCCAGCAGATGCTGCCTGGCTCTGTGACTGGCCTAATACTGGCGAATCGGCGTTGAGTTCACCAATGGTGACTTGGCGCGCTGGCCGATGCGATGCCGATCCACGCCACGCTTAGGTGTCGACTCTTCGGCCACAAGCCCTGTATAAGGGTTTACACCCAATCCTGTATACCGGTAGACATGGATAGTTACACCGCCGACGAACGTAAAGCACACGGTAAGAAGCTCGCCCGCGCACGCACAGCACTGGACGACGCCTCGCGGATCGCCCAGAACCTAGCCCGATCCGCCCACAATGAAGGCGTCCCCGAAACGCAGATCGCCGCCGAGTTGGGGGTGACCCGCATGACGGTGCGTAAATGGCTCGGCAAGCAGTAGGCCCTCGCTACGTGACGTATCGCGACCATGGTTGACCAGCCAGTTGGGCGTGTCGCTGGGTGCAGTTGTGGCTGTAGCCCAACAGGTGGGCTACTACGGGAGGGGGTATCTCGGCGACGAGGTTGCCCAGGGCGGAGTTGCGCGCTCCGAGCAAGTTGACACCCAGGGTGCGCAGCGCCATCATCATGGTGTGTGGATCGAGGTGCTTGCCGGCACGGTGGCCGGGGAATAGCCATGGGTTGGTGACCATGCCCCCGGCGGTTCGAAGGTTGGGCCGGTCGCGCAGGTGGTCCTTGAGCATGTCGGCGAAGGGTTCGGGCACTGGGACAGGTTCCGCCCCAAGCGATATGCGCGTCCCCTCTGTGTCGATGACAACCGCCGCCGTCGGCAGGGCGACGATTCTCGTCAAGGGTTGGGCGTAGAGCAGCAGCAGTGTGCCCGCGACACGATAGGACAGTGATTCCGCGTCGCCGTCGAGGAGTTCCTTGATCCATGCCAGCCGCTGATCTTGGGTGAGCAAGCGGCTGCTCCTGGCCGGTGGGGCATCGAGGCGCAGCGCGGCGTTGATATTGCTCTTGTTGGCCCACACGACGAACGTGCGGATCTTGGTACGGGTTGTCGGCCCGGTGGCTAGCCACTCGTCGATGTCTTGCTGTCGGCAGGTGGCCGCGGTCCGGTGATGGGTTTCATACAACCAGGTAAGGAACTTGAGTGTCTCGTTGATCTCCTGTCGGGCCGAATGTGTTGGGCCATGGGAGGTCTGCCCAGGCTGTGAGTTTCGGCGTAGGCGGTGCAGATGATGCCAGGTAGCGAACTGTTCGACGGGGGCTCGAACGGCTGGTTCCCGGGTCGCGTCGAGTTTGCAGGCCAGCCAGGTCTGGAAACGCGCGAGAGGTTCATCGCGTTGCGATAGTAGACCGTTGTGCTCGAGCAGGCTGCGCAGATGCGAGACCTGTCTGCTTTGCCCGGCGGCGTCCAAACCGTCATGGCTGAGCGGGATGTCCCCATCGGCCAGGCCGGTCAGCAGGGCCCGAACGGTGGGGGAGCGCTTCCACGAGAGGATGCTTTCGGGTCGGTCAACCGCGCAGAGGACTGTCACGATGGTGCCCATGGTCATCGGATCGGCGGCGCCGTCGACCATCAGTTCAGTGAGGTCGTCGCGAAGCGCGCAGCGAGCGCATTGCCCGCCCCGATACAACTGACCTTCAGCGTGGCAGGTTGCGCATCGGTAATTGCCGGAGATACCGGCGCATGACAGGCATACCGGTCGAGGATCCGTGTGGTTGACGCGGCCGGGTAGCACGCCATCGTGCCCGCAGCTGGGACAGATGCCGTGGGTGCGCATCGCGGTGTAGAAGCAGCTGTTGCACAGTCGATCAGCGGGCCAGTTCACGCGCAACTGGTTGGCCATTCGGTGACATCTGGTGCAGTGCAAGTCGCCGTCGCGGATTGGGGGTCGTCCGCGGCGCGCCGGTCGCCGGCTGGGATCAATCGTCATTGCGGATCACACGGGCCCGCCGTGGACGCACCGACTTGTTCAGTGCGACCACGTTCGGGGGCGCAGTCGTCGTCGACGAGGCGGCCTTCTTGCGGCGGACGTCGGTCGCGGTGACGGTGAGGAGGTCCTCGAGGCCGCAGCCGAAGATGTCGCACAGGGCAGCCAGCAGTTGCAGTGACATCCGTTCGGGCCGTTGATGGACGATTCGATACACCTGGGGCCGGGACAGCTCGATACCGCGTTCGGCGAGCCGCGGCATCAGGTCGGTGCTGTTGTGCATGCCATGGGCGGCCATGATTTCGGCCAGCCGCCAGGCATAGTCGACTTGTCGTTTCACGTGTCCTCCTGCTCGCCGGACGACAGTGCGCCCTCAATGGTGGAGTCCAGCACCCGGCGCAACGTGCGGATGCGGAAATCGCTGGATACGCAGGTGTAAAGCGCTGTGGTACTGGCGTGTTCATGGCCTAACTGGTCCTGGACGAACTTGGCGTCCCAACCATCTTCTATGAGGTGGGTGGCGTAGGAGCGGCGCAGCGAGTGCAAGTCCAGCCCGGCCGACAGCCCGAGGTGGTTGCAGTAGCGGCGGAACCGGCGCAGGAGGGTATCTTCGGACACCAGCGCCCCGCGCTCGCTGGGAAACAGATCGATGCCGTCATCCATGCACCGCTGTCCGTGTGCCAGCCAATCGGCGATCACCTCCGGCGTCCAATCGAAGACGGTCAGCACACTGCGGCGTTTGTGCGGGGACCCACGTTTTGCCTTGCCGTAACGGACATGAACCAACCCATAGCGTCCGAACTCGCGCCCGTGTGGATTACGGGCGAAGTCGACGGTTTGCAGGTGGCGAAGTTCGTTGAAACGCAACCCATACGAGTAGGCCAGCTTGAACATCACGGCATCGCGGTAGGCCGGCAACCAGCCCTTGCGTGCAGAAGCGGCGATCAACGCGACCTGGTCGTCGGCGTGGTCGAAGAAATCCTGCAGCTCGTTCTTGGTGAACGCCCGCTTGGTCGGCGACTGTTCGTTGTCTTGCACGTGTGCGGCAGTGTTCCACTCGAAGAAGACCTGGGCAGGGTGGGTACCGAATCTCTGCTCGCACACTCGGTCCCAGCCATAGTCGGGATGACTGACATACGAGCAGAACATCCGCAACGCGTTCTGATAACCGCGGATCGTCGACTGCCTGCGGCGCGATATCGCGCGCAGGTCACTAAAGAACTCCTCGACCATCGCCGCGGTCCAGGTCCACGGAAATTCGTTGGTATACGCCAGGAACCGCTCGACGAGCCGGATCCGCTGGCCGATGGTGTCGTGCGCAAGATTGCGGCACAACTGCTGATTGCGCCAACCGTCGAGCATCTCCTGAACCGTCTGCGCCTCGGGGTGAAGCAGCGGAACGGAGTCCACGACGTAGAAACGGCCACTCTTGTCGACGGGCAAAATGGCCTCCAGCGGTCTCGTTTGATGAATCATTGAATCAGTCAATGAATCATTACCACATCGCTGCACGTCAACGCCAGGCATTCGTATCAGTTGGTTGATCGCCTTCGGCGGACGGCGAAACCTACACTTGTGGCGTGATGCCACGAGGATGACGACACTGCTGCTCAGCGCCGATTTCGCACACGGAGTGCTCCACCCAGCTGCCAAACCGGACACGAGGCGATTGATTCATCTGATGCAATATGCAGACTAATATCATGGATAATAGAGATTATCCATGAACTGGAGCGGAACACGCTGGCGGGCAGCATGATTGGACCGTTAGAACCGTCACAGTGACGTATCGAGTGCGTACCATGGGCCCAGACCCATCTCAGCGCGGCCGCGCATCATGTCGGTCCTTCGCGCCGCAAGGACGCTACTGCGGCCCGTGATCCAACGGCGGCATCAGTTGGAGCAAGGCTCGGTTCCGGGTCGGTGGGCCTCGCATGCGCCTTCACCATAACGGAGATTATCGGCGTTTATTCTGGCGCGAAAAATGGCGGGACAACTAGCGCCTATACGCGCCATAGGCGTTAGAGTGCTGTGCATGGTGAACATCAGACAGACCCGAATGCGCACCGCGACCGACGCCCGCAACACGTTCAATGAACTCGTCGGCGAAGCCGAGCGCGGCATCATCACGCACATCGTGAAAGGCAGCCGCGTCGTAGCCCACCTGGTGCCTGCCGACGCCAGGATCATCGACGACACGGCATTGATCGAACTCATATTGATCTCCGTTGGCCAGAGCGAAGCGGACTACGCCGCTGAACATTGGCGCGGTGGGCTATCGCACGCCGGCGATTCGATCGGGCGACTTCTGGGCTGGGCGTGGCAAACCGACCGCCACGTCTTCTCTCGTGCGCTCGCGCACTTCCACGGCGCCCTGGAGCGAGCGATGCACCAGACAGTCGGTCGGCCGGACTTGGTCAGGGGAATCGAGACTGCGCTCGGGGTGCGCCTCAGCGATAGTGAAATCCGCGAAGTCTTGGAGTACCTCGCTGGCGACGAGTACTGGACCGACTACCGCCCCGCTGTCTCCGCCCCGTTCGAGCGGCTGGAGGACGACGCCCCAAAACGTCACGGTGACGAAACGGGGAGTGAGAGATGAGTTCTTCGGGTGTGCCCCGGGTGATTCGAGCCGGCCGGGCGGCAAGGGGCCGAACGTGAACACAGTTGCGTTGGGCGAGTTTCTGCGCGACCGAACCCAGTACATCACCGACTGCACCGACAACTCGGTGGTCGAATTGGCGGCGCCTTGGATCCACTACGAAAGTCAGGACACCTGTTTGACAGTGTCCGGCTGTCTGGATTGGCGAGGGGAGATCCTGATGTCGGCCATCGATGCGCACAGCCGCGCCCCCGACATCGCAGTCGGCGCGGTCCACTTCCTCATTCTCCAGCTGGGACACGAACCCGTCGCGGACGTCCTTGCCTTTTACGGTGAGCGCGCGGCCGCGTTCGCCGAACTGTTCGACGACAAGTGGCTCGTCGATGATCTCGATGAGAACGACCAGTTCACCGCGGGAATGCCGATCAGCGCCGTCCTCCTGGTCCTGGACGCCACGATGGACCCCCTCATGCCCGAGAGCCCGCTTCGGGCGTGGGCAGTTGCCCACATCGCCCATACGATGCTGCCCACCACCGCGGGGCTCGTGGCAATGTCGTCGTTCGCGCCGCCCCCCGCCGAAAGCCGGCCCGCACGCCGGCTCGTCTCGACCGACCACGTCGACCAGGACTGGCCACGCGTGGGCTGCATCAGCATCCCCGGCCACCCACAGTTCTTTGGGCAAGCAACCGCGTACACATATCTCGACGACGCGCGGGCCGCGCTGGACAACTGTCGCGAACAGACCATTCGAGTCCCCGTTGTCTGAGCCGGTTCCCAATGTGGGTGAAATCGGTTGCTGCTCAGGCGCAAAACCGCCCAGCGGCGATGACCGCGCGCTAGACCAACACGTCGGGCCGCCGGTGCGCTCATAATTCGAGGCTTGGCCCCCTCTTCACGTCTGGACTGTTGCTGGACTCGCCGTAACAGATCGGCATTCTGCTCGGCGCTCTGATACAGGCCCTGCGCCCAATTTGTCTCGCGGGCGGTGAGCTCGCGCGATGGGCGCACTTGCACAGTGTCGGCCAGCAGTGCCGTGAGCCGCCTGTAACGATCGCCAGTTGCGTGCCCATGAAAGCGTGCGGCGATGAACTCTGCACGCCGCTCATACAGTCGGCCCGCGCCCAGGTCGTAGCCGGCGTTACGGCACAGCGAGTGGAAGAACACGGTCTCGGTCCTTGAGTTACCTTCGCGGAACGGGTGTATGGAATCAATTGCACCCCAATAGGTTCCGAGGCGCGTAATGAATTGTTCCGGCGGTAGCCCGGTTAGGGCGTCCTCGGCTTGGAGTCGCGCGAAGACATATTCTGCGCTGTCACGGACCTGCGGACCCGGCCGGTATCGGTATTCGACTGTCGGCGCGTTGGGATCGTTGACGAGGAAGTTGACGACATCGGCATGCTTCTTGGTCATCGGGCCGTCGGGAACCGTGCGCGGAGTGCCGGCCCAGTCGTAGATGTCGCCGAAGGTGCGCCGGTGGAAATCACAGTAGTGTGCGAAATCGAAGGCACCGGTTCGGTTCTCGAGAACCTGTTCGTAGATGCGCACCGCCGAGAGCTGCGCTTCCACGAAGTTGAGCATCCGCTGATCGCGGATACCGAGTTTGTTGCGCAGGACGCCGGGAGCGTCCGGCCAGAAGTAATCCTCCCAGCGGCGGTGGTCGTTCACCTACACAGGCTGCGAGCTGCCCGCGAAGTGAGCGATTATCGCCTCGGCTGCCTCATCGCCGGTGAGTTCACCGCGGCCCATCTTGTCTGTGACGTCGCGGGTGAAGGGGTCCAATTCGTGGCCGGCAAGCGCCAGTGCGGTCTCAGTGACCGTCGCGGCTTCCTGCGCCGCTGCGCTCGTTCGATCCGTCATAACAAAACAGTATATCGGCGGACCACCGGATATCCGGACATCAAAATCGTCCGATCGGGCCTGATCAGTTCATCGTCGCGGTGGCGAGGACAGGGTGGCGATACCCCTCCCGCCCACGTGGCCGATCCGTCCAAACCGGCCACGGCGTGATTCGCGACGCTGCACGCCTGTGCCCAAAATTCGTGCAGAACGCTACCTGCGCTCGGCCCGACAATAAGAACCACACAGGTCTTGTCAGTGCCCATCGCGATAATCGCCGCAAGGCGATAGGAGTTCACACATGAGCAGCGCCAACCCGCACACCGCTCGCGAGAACACCGCATTCAACATACGGCGCGACGCACGCTACGCCCTTGACTGGGTCGAAAAGCAACAGAACCTGCCCGACACTCCAACGAAGCCGGCCGCTGTGGCCGCCGCGTGGCGGTTCATCCAATGGTGCGCGGACACCAACACCCAGCTTCTCACCGATCCGCAGCCCGACGTGGACGACGTCGTTGCACAGTGGCGGCGGGAAGCAGTCGCCAGCGACATCTGCGTCATCCCCGAAACCCGGCACCTCTGCGGACTGGTCGCGGTCGGGGCCGCGATGTACGCAACCGGGGCCATCGTCTTCGGCAGTTACCTGCTCGCAGCGCTGATACTTACCTGCGCAGCGCTTCTCGCGGTGTACCGCGTAACAGCCACCCCGCGCCTAGCCGTCGGCCCCGACGCAAAACACACCAACGTCGCACACACTGCCGACACCTACCGAGAAAGGCACATGTGATCGTGACTGATCGGTCCTTAACCCGCGGACAAGCACGCCAGATGAGCCGGGACTTCGACCGCGTCGGTGTCGGTCTTTCCGCCCATCGGCTGCGCGAAATCAGTGCCGGCGCCCCGGCCGGCGACGACGAGGTGGCCAACATCGACTTCGCGTTGCTGGCCACCGGGATCGCGCACGAGGAACGGCAAGAACGCCTCGCCCAGCTACAGGCGAGCAATAGCCGGCTGATTCGTCTCAACATCGCCCTAGCGTGGGTGCTGCTCGTGCTCATCGCCGCGGGCCTGGTCCTCACCGCCCACCATGACTTCCTGACATGGTTCACCGCCGGCGGCAGATGATTGGCGTGCTGCAAGCGCACCCTCTTGGTGACCACCGTCGCCTGGCGCTCTAACCGCCCTCCCCCACGAGTCGACAAGCCCATCCAACGAACGTCCGGTAAACCTAAGTGGTGGAGGAGATTTGATGACAGACCCGAAGCCATCAGGCCCATGGTGGCACTGGGCCATCCTGGCCCTCTTGTTCCTGGGCGGCGGGATCCACTGGCTAATCGATCCGCCCGTCAACCACCTTGGCAGCTACGCTCTTGCTCTGCTCATGCTCGGGATCGCCGCATCTGCAAGCCGGAACGCCTGGGTGCTGATCCGGCGACGACACCTGCCCCGTGATCTTGGCTCCGACACCGAGCAGCCCCGTTAGTCCCGCAAAAGGTACCTCCGAGACAACCTGACAGACGCCAACGAGCAGAGGACTGATGGACGACTTGAGAGATAGCTCCGAAGAGTGGGCCACGACAGCTATCGCGCCGATCGCACCAGGAATGCGGGTCAGCCGCACAGCGCCGATCGTAGCCATCCTCGTGCAAAGACACATCACCGAGGGGACCGAGAGGACCGTGCTCGGCTACGCCGACCAACGGGGTCGTGTGTGGCCAACCGGTACCGGCGAACTCATCGAGATGGACGGTGTGTGGCTCGCACCCTCACGCAGCGAACACCAAACTTGAACCGGCCGCCGGCCGCGAGCTGCGCTATTCCATGACATTGGTTACGCGGTGTGGTCATCCAAACGACGAATTGCACATGGTCGCTCTGATTGAATGAGACCGTACGTGATGAAGGAAGACAAGGCGGCGGCGAGTTATGGCTGGTACCAATGGGCCTGCTGGCCGCGCCGGTCGACCAGCACCGCAGTGGCTACGGGCGCTAGCGATCGGGCTCGTTGCCAGGGTCCAGAATCGAGGGATGACGCTCACCGTCGCGGCCGCCGAAGAGATTGTGGCCGACCGTATTACGGCGCTTGCCACGACACTTCGCATCACTGAGCGCAGCGCCCGTACCTATATCGACCAGGACGCCCTCGACGGGATGGCCGACGGCCTTGTGGAGTCCTTCGCCGACGAGGAGCCCGGCGCAGACCTCTTGACGCTGCCTCGCAATGCAGCCCTCAGGGTTTCTGGCGTCGGCCGCCTCGTCGCCGCACTCGCCCAGTGCGCCCTCTTCTTCGAATCTTATGAGGATGTGGACGAGGCTCTGAGCCGCAGCCGCGGCCACGAGATTTCGGAACTAATCTCGATGCTCGGGCTGATCCAAGCCGGTCATGGGACGGGAGATGCCGTCTATGCCCCGCGAGCACTGTTTGTCAGGGTTTCACGCATCCTCGAAGGCGTCGCTGGGCTCACTTCCGACCCGGACCTTAGTCATGCTCTACGAAGCGACGCCATCATCGCCGATGCGGGGTCCAAAGCTCATCGATGGTCGTCGTGGTCTGCTGCGGTGATCGAGCTGGCAGGCCGGACCGACTCCGCCGCGGACACTCAGGACTGGGATCCTGCGGATGTTGCATCCAAACTCAACGAATACCCGTGGGTCGTATGGCATCTGACCCTCAACGATCCGGACAGATTGGCCGGCGAGGACGTCGCCGACCGCACCAAAGAGACCGCCGAGCAAGTGGCCGACCTCTATGGGTGCGAATACGAGTCCTGCGTTGATGATGACGAATACCCAGACGGCACCAAGTACTACAGGTGGCTGATCGCGGTGAAACAATCCGAGCACCGAACGCCCGTGCACTCGCTCCCGAAGCCAGTCAGCGACGTCCCACAGGTAGTAGGCGAGCTTTATGCGAAACTCTGCGCCATCCTTCCCGAGGAACTCCGAGGCGGAGATGCATGGGCAGCAGGCCCGGACCTCTACGCCACACACGTTCGAAATGCGGACGATCGCGGGTAATCACCCGACACTGCCCACCCCCAACGTTGTGCGCGGTCATGTTGTGTAACCAACGTGGTGGAACACAACAGCTAGCCGGACTGAATCGTCACGTCACGCAAGGGTCGGGAGGTAACATTCGTCCGGCTTGCCGTGCTGCCGATCAGTAAATTAGGCCGCTGCGCTGCTCGGTGATCCTGAAGTGGCGCCGCTGGATTCACCAGACGTCGCGCTACTGTCCGCCGAAGGCGGGGAGTCGCTTCGGTGTCGCCCCACCGAGGACGGCGACGACTCCGAAGCCGTCGTGCCCGAGGCATGCCTTCCATATGAATCGGACTGCGAGGCGTCGGTGACGGCGCGCGCGTGCGTCTTGGCAGCCGCTTGGCCTGCGGCCTCGGTGGATGATTTCGCACGGGGTGAACCTACGGGCGCAGCGTCCTTCTTGGTGGGTGTGGCGGTGGACTCTGCGGCGGTTGCTGCGGCGCCGGCGGCGCCCCCCGTGCTTGCCGTCGACGGCGAGTCGGGATCGCGTTTGTCGGTAGAGGTCTCGGCGCTCGGCGCCGCGGCGGAGGCCTCGGAGTCGTTGGTCGTCGCGGTGGGGCTGCGCGGCGCTGTGTCGGTCGTCGGTTCGGCCGGCGCTGGCTCGTCGAGGTTTGTCGTCGCCCCTGTGGCGGATTCCGCTGCGCTGGTGACAACGTCGGCTGCAGCTGCTGAGTCGGCAGGCTCTGCGGTTGATGCGGTGGAGCTTGCCGGCGCCGGCGTTTCCGTGACGTCCTCGGCCGTCGCGAGGGTGACCAGTGTTGTGTGTCGCTCAGCGTCTGGCAGTGCCGCCGGGTCCTGCGCGGACGCGGTCACCGCGTGGGGTGCGGCGGTGGCGGAATTGAGGATTCCGCCGATGGCCTGGCCGAAGTCGATCGCGGTTGCGATCGTGTCGAGGGCGGCCGAGGTGGTGAATGCGGCGATGTTGACCGCGCCGGAGACGGCGGTGGCCACTGCGTAGGGCAGCCCGGACACGAAGGGCGGCAGGCCGGCGGCTTGCAGCAGGCCGCTGGCTGCGGTGGCCAGCCCACCGGTGAAGGAGTTGATGACGTCGGCGGCTGTGCCGGTGAGGTCCGCGGCGACGCGAAATGGCAAGGAGGCGAAGGAGCTTACCGTGCCGATGACCGACTGGACGGTGGCGGCTCCCGCGCCGACGAGGATCGAGATCGCGTTGGTGTAGCTCGCCGGGCTCAGCGGTGCAGCGCCGATCGCGATGATGGCGTTCTGCAGTGCGCCCGGGACCGAGCCGTTGCCCAGCCAGGTCGTCGCCACTGAGGCGGCGCCGCCGGCGACGCGTCCCAGCGTGAACGTCGCAGCGTCGGCGGCTGCGGAGGTGAGGCCGGTGACGGCCGCCAGCGCGGCGCTGACGGGTGCCGAGACGATGCCCTGCACTGCGGTCAGCGCGCCGTCGATGAGGGCCACGTCGGTGAGCGTCTTGCCCGCGCCGAGGAGGCCGTTCACCAACGACAGCGCGTGGCCGATCTGGGCGCTGACACCGTGCACCAGAGTGCTGGCGAGTCCGACACCGTTGGTGGTGAGGCTTGCGGCCACGTTGATGCCGCCGCCCAGGGCCAGGCCGACGATGCCGATCGGCGTGGTCAGCAGGCCCAAATAGCTTGCGGCGGATAATGGGTCGTTGAGGACGTTGGCGACGGCTTGCGTTGCGGTGCCCAGAGATCCGGTGACCGTAGAAGTCAGCAGACCGGCCACCTGGCCCGTCGTCAGAGTGATGGTGTCGCCCGCCGTTCCCACCGACCGCGCGAGTTCGGACAATCCGCCGGCAGAGGCGGCCTTGAGCGCGATCAGGACCGACCCCAGTGTGGGATTGGCGCCGGCCGCTGCGATGAGGCCGTCCCACAAGCTGTTGTTCAGTCCGGCCGCTGAGTTCAAGGCATCGGTCAGGGTATGACCGGAGACGTCGACCACGGACGTCACCGTGGAGGTCACCGAGCCCATGGCGGCGTTGAGGTTCGCTACT
It contains:
- a CDS encoding evbL — encoded protein: MGHNEMLEPATAAGAPIGQAITLFMLHPETFAESVAAGYENPFSGYVAGRGGVLGEATGVAVSSVFVIFEPNLLCSLWEEGIAVRPAAEAAKLYWDQTAGFARKYLAGAQGLDRLAVLGEKITAVTPDAGLPLYAGWRRMPLANDAPARAMQVMFILRELRAGVHFSILTNSGISPVEAHMLNKGHDYAAMFGWPEPFANGADKADLYAAVEQQTNRRMAAILAVALDGNEAAELARLSSGALDSLKIVVPA
- a CDS encoding helix-turn-helix domain-containing protein, translating into MDSYTADERKAHGKKLARARTALDDASRIAQNLARSAHNEGVPETQIAAELGVTRMTVRKWLGKQ
- a CDS encoding recombinase XerD produces the protein MANQLRVNWPADRLCNSCFYTAMRTHGICPSCGHDGVLPGRVNHTDPRPVCLSCAGISGNYRCATCHAEGQLYRGGQCARCALRDDLTELMVDGAADPMTMGTIVTVLCAVDRPESILSWKRSPTVRALLTGLADGDIPLSHDGLDAAGQSRQVSHLRSLLEHNGLLSQRDEPLARFQTWLACKLDATREPAVRAPVEQFATWHHLHRLRRNSQPGQTSHGPTHSARQEINETLKFLTWLYETHHRTAATCRQQDIDEWLATGPTTRTKIRTFVVWANKSNINAALRLDAPPARSSRLLTQDQRLAWIKELLDGDAESLSYRVAGTLLLLYAQPLTRIVALPTAAVVIDTEGTRISLGAEPVPVPEPFADMLKDHLRDRPNLRTAGGMVTNPWLFPGHRAGKHLDPHTMMMALRTLGVNLLGARNSALGNLVAEIPPPVVAHLLGYSHNCTQRHAQLAGQPWSRYVT
- a CDS encoding helix-turn-helix transcriptional regulator translates to MKRQVDYAWRLAEIMAAHGMHNSTDLMPRLAERGIELSRPQVYRIVHQRPERMSLQLLAALCDIFGCGLEDLLTVTATDVRRKKAASSTTTAPPNVVALNKSVRPRRARVIRNDD
- a CDS encoding site-specific integrase, translating into MPVDKSGRFYVVDSVPLLHPEAQTVQEMLDGWRNQQLCRNLAHDTIGQRIRLVERFLAYTNEFPWTWTAAMVEEFFSDLRAISRRRQSTIRGYQNALRMFCSYVSHPDYGWDRVCEQRFGTHPAQVFFEWNTAAHVQDNEQSPTKRAFTKNELQDFFDHADDQVALIAASARKGWLPAYRDAVMFKLAYSYGLRFNELRHLQTVDFARNPHGREFGRYGLVHVRYGKAKRGSPHKRRSVLTVFDWTPEVIADWLAHGQRCMDDGIDLFPSERGALVSEDTLLRRFRRYCNHLGLSAGLDLHSLRRSYATHLIEDGWDAKFVQDQLGHEHASTTALYTCVSSDFRIRTLRRVLDSTIEGALSSGEQEDT